From the Chloroflexus aurantiacus J-10-fl genome, one window contains:
- a CDS encoding zinc ribbon domain-containing protein yields MEAIQEFLANILPLIRLGAIFLGAYAVLLWAASVLWAYRDIRRRTEDVSVQVLAVGIVLLLPFLGIPLHLILRPPQTLAEKYERTLEEEFLRRDLEEQFVCPECQRPIEPDYLFCPHCHTQLRRRCDACQKVVDLTWRICPYCGHSQTGSAPTVRAEAYAVAPPVEVTQR; encoded by the coding sequence ATGGAAGCAATACAAGAGTTTTTAGCCAATATCTTACCGCTTATTCGCCTGGGAGCAATTTTTCTAGGCGCATATGCGGTTTTACTATGGGCAGCATCGGTCCTGTGGGCCTATCGCGATATTCGTCGGCGTACCGAAGATGTCTCGGTGCAAGTGCTGGCGGTTGGGATCGTGTTGTTGTTGCCTTTTTTGGGCATCCCGTTGCATTTGATCCTGCGCCCTCCTCAAACGCTGGCCGAGAAGTATGAGCGGACGTTGGAAGAAGAATTTCTGCGCCGCGATCTCGAAGAACAGTTTGTTTGTCCCGAATGTCAACGGCCTATTGAACCAGATTATCTGTTCTGCCCGCATTGCCATACGCAATTGCGCCGGCGCTGCGATGCATGTCAGAAAGTTGTTGACCTCACGTGGCGAATTTGTCCGTACTGTGGTCACTCCCAGACGGGCAGCGCACCAACGGTACGGGCCGAGGCTTATGCGGTTGCACCGCCAGTAGAGGTGACTCAACGATGA
- a CDS encoding P1 family peptidase, translating into MIIPAITAVQGVLVGQVADQDALTGVTVVLTPNGATAGVDVRGGAPGTRETDLLNPVNLVQQVHAVVLTGGSAFGLAAATGVVSWLHERGYGFDVGLTKVPIVPAAVIFDLGIGRSDVWPDATMGYAACMAAEAAVAEGSVGAGIGATVGKVGGMATAMRGGVGSWSETLADGVTVGALAVVNAFGDVVDDHGRIIAGARAPDQSLIGTSALLRSGLSRRSFADTTGQNTTIAVVATDARLDKAAATRLAMMAQDGLARAIRPAHSPFDGDTVFALATGVYEAPPLVTLGAVAADVLATAIMRAVQAATAAAGVPAARDL; encoded by the coding sequence ATGATTATTCCAGCAATCACGGCTGTTCAAGGTGTCCTGGTTGGTCAGGTTGCCGACCAGGATGCGCTTACCGGGGTGACAGTTGTGCTCACGCCTAATGGAGCAACCGCTGGTGTTGATGTGCGCGGTGGCGCACCGGGAACACGCGAGACCGATTTGCTCAATCCGGTGAATCTGGTGCAACAGGTGCATGCTGTGGTGCTGACAGGTGGGAGTGCCTTTGGTCTCGCGGCAGCGACAGGGGTTGTATCGTGGCTCCACGAGCGTGGCTACGGTTTTGATGTTGGCCTGACGAAGGTGCCGATTGTGCCGGCGGCAGTTATCTTTGACCTGGGCATTGGCCGGTCTGACGTCTGGCCGGATGCTACGATGGGTTATGCGGCTTGTATGGCAGCGGAAGCCGCTGTTGCAGAGGGGAGTGTTGGCGCCGGTATTGGCGCGACCGTCGGTAAGGTTGGCGGTATGGCAACCGCAATGCGAGGCGGTGTTGGTAGCTGGAGCGAAACACTCGCTGATGGCGTAACGGTAGGTGCGCTGGCGGTGGTGAATGCGTTTGGTGATGTCGTAGATGACCATGGGCGTATCATTGCCGGTGCGCGCGCTCCCGATCAATCGCTGATCGGTACCAGTGCGTTACTGCGCAGTGGATTGAGTCGCCGCTCGTTTGCCGATACCACCGGACAGAATACAACGATTGCGGTTGTGGCAACCGATGCCCGGCTTGACAAGGCGGCTGCAACCAGACTGGCAATGATGGCCCAGGATGGCCTGGCGCGGGCGATTCGTCCGGCGCATTCACCTTTCGATGGTGATACCGTTTTTGCGCTGGCGACGGGTGTCTATGAAGCACCACCACTGGTGACGTTGGGTGCGGTTGCGGCTGATGTGCTGGCAACTGCAATTATGCGAGCCGTTCAGGCTGCCACAGCAGCGGCTGGCGTACCGGCAGCACGCGATCTGTAA